The nucleotide sequence TCAAATCCAAGTGAGTGGCCATAAGGGTCACAGTCAAGTGAGGACCGGAAGGGTCAAAATGAAATAAGGGGTCATACAGGTCAAGTGAGGGGCCATAAGGTTCAAATTCAAGTGAGTAAACAAGTGTCTTAATCAGATGAGCAGCCATAAGGGTCAAAATCAAGTTAGCAGCCATAAGAGCTACAATGAGGTGGGGGGGCCATAAGCTGTCAAAATCGAGGGAGGACCAAAAGGGTCAAAATCAAGTTAGCAGCCATAAGATCTATAATGAGGTGAGTGGCCATAAGGGTCAAAATCGAGCAAGCAGATATAAGAGCTTAAATCAGGTGAGCTACCCTAAGGATCAAAATGAGGTAGGTGAGGGGCCATAAGGGGCAGATCAGATGAGCAGCAAAAGGGTCAAAATCAGATGTGAGGTCAAAATGAGGTGAGGAGTCATGAGGGTCAAAATTGAGCAAGCAACCAAAAGAGCTAAATTAAGATGAAAGGCCATAAGGGTCAGATCATATGAGCAGCCAAAAAGGTCAAAATGAGGTGAGGAGATATAGAAGTCAAAATCAGCTGAGAGGCAATAAAGGTTAAAACCAGTTGAGTGGCCATAAAGGTCAAAATGAGGTTCGGAACCATAAGGTgactttgtgttgtgtttttattttggcaGCGGATTCTCAGACAGCCTGATCCAGGATGTTATCTCAAGCTACCTGGTGCTGCCGAACAGGATCACGGTGCCACTAGTGGGTGATGTAGAGCTGGAGCAGCTACGGTTCCCAATGCctaaggtacacacacacacacactggtcaggAATCTTGAAGATATTTCTATGTCTGCATCCATGGTGTTAATGCTCtgttgcctgtgtgtgtgtgtttacagggcataTTAAGGATCCACTTCCTGGAAGCACAAGATCTTGAGGGGAAGGACAAGTTGTTCGGTGGTCTGATCAAAGGCAAATCAGACCCGTACGGAGTCGTCCAGGTTGCTAATCAGATTTTTCAGAGCAAAACCATTAAAGAGTGTTTAAACCCCAAGTGGAATGAAGTgtttgaggtgagtgtgtgtactgaagaATGGGACAGTGGCTcaatattaatagaaatataattttACCTTTCATATAAACAATTGAGaggaatattttattaattaattaatttatttatttatttgttatagcAGTTGTCTTTGTCCTGCCCAGTGTTAGTACAGCCTGTGCAAatttacatggtgtgtgtgtgtgttcaatgcTGAGTGATGTgtcatgtggtgtgtttaaCTCACGTGGTGTGTAACACCAGGCCACGGTCTATGAACATTCTGGACAGCATCTAGAGATCGAGCTGTTTGACGAAGACCCAGACAAAGACGACTTCCTGGGCAGGTACTGCATCCTTGTTAGGGGTTTTGAGGTTGACCTTCGATGTTTTTTGCATTAATAagtattttttctctttttctagtCTAATGATTGATCTGACCAAGCTTCACAAGGAGCAAAAAGTTGAAGAGGTAATtattgtctgtctttcttcctgtctcacttcctgcctctatttttatttagaaaactgGTGTTGGTTTAAAGTCAGGAATTCTGTTGAGGTACAATGGTGCCAGTGTTGGACAAACTTCATTTTGTCTATTGGGTCAGATTTTCAGCCACATTTAAACCCAGTGTACCAAATTTGGGTCAACATTTACCATTCTGTTAGTCAACGTTCACCATTTTGTTGGTCAACATTCACCATTCTGCTGGGTCAGACGTTCACTGTTCTTTTGGGTCAGACATTCACTGTTCTGCTGGATCAGACATTCACCATTCTGTTGGATCAGATATTTACCATTCTGTTGGATCAGATATTTACCATTCTTTTGATTCAGAAGTTCACTATTCTGTTGGGTCAGACATGCACCATTCTGTTGGGTGAAACTTTGACTATTCTGTTGGGTCAGATTTCCACCATTCTTTTGGGTCAGATGTTTACCATTCTGTTGGGTCAAACCTTCACCATTCCGTTCTCCATTCTGCTGGATCAGACATTCACCATTCTGTCGAGTCTGATTTTCACCATTCTTTTGGGTGAAACTTTGACCATTCTGTTGGGTCAGACATTCACCATTCTGTTGGTCAATGTTCTCCATTCTGTTGGGTCAGACATTCACCATTCTGTTGGGTCAGACATTCACCATGCTGTTGGGTCAGACATTCACCATTCTGTTGGGTCAGACATTCACCATTCTGTTGGGTCAGACATTCACCATTCTGTTGGGTCAGATTTTTACCATTCTGTAGGGTCAGATGTTTACCATTCTGTTGGTCAAACCTTCACCTTTCCATTGGGTCAGACATTTTTCATTCTGTTAGATGTTGACCATTATGTGGGTCAAGGTACACCTTTCTATTGGCTCATTTTGTAACCTCCAGGActcccgccctatgcggggctcaaacccagacgcccgtggtgtgtgtgcacacgccaGCACATGGTGGAATGAGACCCATTCGCATGATTCAGCAAAGCGCtgctttaattacatttaagacacgacatagggaaacaaacgttaCACGAGACATGGCGTAGttaacagaacaaaacaaaacctagatcttatatatatatatatatatatatatatatatatatatatatatatatatatatatatatatatatatatatatatatatatatatatatatatatatatatataccactATGATATTATAGAGAATATACTAGCTACCAAATAGCCTGATACCTAGCTGATGCTCTAATTAGCATGCTAAGCATAGCCATAAACATAGATGAGCatattttgctgtatttttattagACACTTTGAATTCCAGTgctaacaaacacactctctgccACCAGGAATAATACAGTATTTAAAATATGCCTTGAGAATTTATAGGCTAGTTTCAACAAGGGAAGTTGTACtaacactgttgctaggcaaccatTCAAGCTAACAACTATATTATCTGCATTTGTACcaaaagtgagtgtgtgtgtgtagtggtttGACCTAGAGGAAGTCTCCAGTGGAAAACTGCATCTGAGACTCGAGTGGCTTTCACTGCGGTCAGGGGCTGATAAACTgcagcaggtacacacacacacacgcacacacacacgcacacacacacacgtgcacatgcacacaaacacacacactttcttttctttctatttttgtatcttttctattcatgatctttctttctttctttctttctttcttttattacctcattgctctctctctctctctctctctcaggcattGTGGAGTATCAGGACCAATGACAGCTTGTCTTCTGCACTGTTGATGGTTTACCTCGACTCTGCCCGGAACCTTCCGGTAtgcaacccacacacacactcacaccacacaccacacaccacacacacacacacactgccatcagGCTGTCACTGAAAATATTTcagcaaatgtaaatgtatttatttagtttaacagaaataaaacagagcAGCATGTTCTGTTAGAGGACAATAACAAAGAGTCTTtatatataactgtatatattaaacattatattcaACTGGTTTtgtctcctggtggtccagcggcaggatcccgggCTCTCGTTGctgtggcctgggtttgattcttGGGCAGGGAACAACTCTCATtgtcggtcccaagcctggataaaatgggagggttgtgtcaggaagggtatccaGCATAAAAaaactgtgccaaatcaaaatattcATACCAGATGATCCTCTGTGGTGACCCTAACAGGGTACaactgaaagaacaacaacaacagtgaaAGGCTTTTGTTTCCAGCCTGTGATGATGTTGGAGGGTCAGAGTGCAAGGCTAGTTGTGATAGACCTTCCAAGGTGGCAGAGAAGGTTGAGAGTCTTGTTAAAGAGTCAAACAGTGGGAGCTTGGCAGTGCTTTGGAATTCCCTCGACCTTCTGACCAGTTACCCACTCATTTATCCCTATTAAGCAAGACAGAGttgactgtggtgaggaaaaactccctgagatgacatgaggaggAAGCCTTGAGAGATTCCACagggaagccatcctcatctggatgaCACTGAATAATGTGACTATAAATTATTAGGAAATTCATTGTGTTGACCTAATGACttatggagacttgagtgctcATATATAATCATATCAGTTGCAGTCCTAAGGCCATCTCTATGGATTCTCCAGGAAGTGGAACCACCCACAGTGATCTCATGTACCTCCAGGCTCCATGTGTCTCCATCCTCAGCTCTGCTTTATAGAcccacattataaacatcaccATGGTGGCAAGATGCACCTCAATGTGGACCGGAGATTATTTTGGGGTTAGTGGTGGCTCaactggttaaggctctgggttggtTGAATAGAAGTTTGAGGTTCAAGCTTCAGTACCTAACATCTactactgttgggcccctgagcaagacctgtaaccctctctgctccaggagcattgtatcatgactgaccctttGCTCTGACTGCAACTTCCAAAACTGGCATATGTAAAGTTATGCTAAATTTACCAGCTACTACAATTCTTTGTCTATGCGATGCTTCCGTTTTACATATCCCTATGATTGAGCAGTTGCCATAGAAACGCTAACATATTAAACTGAGCGCATTAGCAGCATTGCCAGATCCGCTGTTCtaaaaacaccttctgaccaatcagaacataGCACTCAGCGCTACTGtattactgtttttttctgtgaagaGCGTGTTTGAGGGCAGCTTCAGCTGTGGAAACCATCAAGGCAGGAGAGGGTCTGGTCTGGTGTTTTGTGAGGACTCGTCTTCACTCTGTAAATCAATACTCGTGAGTCTCACAGCTCTCCAGAGCTCTCAATTTAGCTAACAGCGTGATGGAAGTGAAGTAACAAACTTAGACATTAACAGAAGCTGAGGAGGTGTTTATTGGAAACGCATGAAGATAATACCGAAGTCTGCATGatcggaataataataataacattaataattattagGCTAATTTAAAAATAGCTAGGCTAATttctaatgctaatgttaatgctaatTTCTCATCTCTGTTTGAAGCTACTTGACTTCAAAATGACACCATCAGTACAAAAATCTTTACAACAACGTTTGCTATCTACCTGTCATATCTTCTTATATAACCTCAAGCTATGCTAAGTTAGCCTGTAGCCTGCGCTCGACAAAGTAGCATTCCATAACATGGGGTTTTTATGCTAAACACCTGAAGCacctgaggagaaaaaaagaaggaatttAAAATGTAGACACTAAAAAAACGTTATGTTCCCACGCTAATATCTTTCTCCAAGAAGAGAATGTTCTTTCTGCATCATTTGTTTAACGCTGGGACAGTGTTATAAGTTACTTTTACTCCTTTCTCATTTATCTAGCAGCAAATTAGCAGTGGCTAGTTTCCAGAACCTAGCGTCTTcctctgctgttttttttagaCTGCATTCAGCTGCCACGTTAATGAGATGTTTAGTTTCTATTTTGAATTTTACACCTGGAGATGAGAAGTAACAGGAATGCTGAAGTGCGACTGAATACTCTGTGTCCTTTACACTAGCTACAGCTCTGACACAAACAGCTAGCTCACATCACGTCAAACATCCTCACAGCTTTAACCTTCAGAAagattttaaacaatttaaaaaaaagtaataaaaactttattttccGTCAAAGAGCGAGCAGCTCGAGTTCCACCCTGATGCTTCCAAACATCTGTACAGAAGCCTGCTGAAGGTACTGTACTTCTACAAGAGTATCATAATGTTAGCATCCACATCGCGACTTGTTCTTCATCAGCGTTACAGCCATGACTGCGGGAAATGATGCGCTGATGTTCTTCACTGCATGCTGAAATGTCTTTCGTTCTCATTTCCATTCAGGTTTCAGGATTGTTTGGTTTCAAATGTGTTTGTCAGCCAGTGTTGCTGTTTTACAATGCTCAGTAGCTTGTTAGCCTAGCACGTGTCTAAAAGTTTCCTGTTTCATTTCTTTGAATAACAAGAAATCGCCTGTTAATGCTAAAACTATTCAGCTAActcgaaaaaaaaaatgaatccatTGTGACTGGTTGTACTTAGCAAACTTCGATAACAGTACATGTGAATGAGGAACTTGACTTCTGGTAGTGAAATTAGCCTAGCTAGCTGTGCTTCACTTTGAATTTATCTAGCTGTTTTAAGAACAGAAAAATGTTACATtactgcagactgtttttatagGATTGTAGCCTTGATGGTTAATACGTAAGCACTACTACTAGCTACTAGCTTCTAGCTAGCACCCCAGGAATAACTAGCTCTTTCAATAAGAATGTAAGAAAAAATTCGATCAGCTTCTTAGAATCGTTACATGAGCTAGCCAAATCGTACTGAAGCAACAAAGTTTCAGCTAAATTTTAGTCAGAGGCTAACAGCAACATTAGCAAGCTAAGTATAGCATCAACATTATTAATACAGGTTTATAGTTAAAAGTGTGATCGTCACACATTCAGACTGAGAGTTATTTACAGCGTAGTTTTGCGTTTGGAAAACTGATCCCTGTGTAGCATTCAGCATGTCTTACTAGCATGACCAGACCTGCCTGCTTAACTCCACTGGGCTtcaccgagtgtgtgtgtgtgtgttgtagtgtttggAACAGCATATACAACCAATGGGTATAAGGGGTTATAAACATTATgtcataattattggcaccctaaatcctttttttttttctcttaaacaGTCGTCCAATATCAAACATCCTGTCATAAACCTTTTAAACAAGGGTGCCAAAAATTATGGAGCAGATTGTAAGTGGTTATGATGTTATTTCTTAGTAGTTGACATGACAGAAAAGGCATGAGTGGCTAGAAATCTAGCCACATTTAGGAAACGAATATAATTTGGCTTGTATTTGCATGCTGCAACCTGATTGGTTCTTCTATTTTATGATGCAACAATAACACTCGCCTGCAATTTGCTCCATATTAGCTTTGATTTTCCGTTGAGATTGTTTTTTCttgaagaaaatgaaacatGGCATGCAATCCATTTCCTgttaaatgtgaaatatttgaCTTCATTGATCAGAATACTGTTATAACTGTTTTAAACATGCTTCTCATGTtacactgtcactgtaatgtgaTCTTTATAAAGTAAGTGTTATTAACGAATATCTCATTTTGTAGTCTGGAAGGAAGGTGAACAGTGACCCGAGCCCTTACGTCCAGTTGACGGTTGGACAGAAGACGTACGAGAGCAAGGTCAGGATGAGAAATGTGGTCACTCACTACCTTTTTTCAAGTGCCTGTTAAATCAAAATCTCATGCCATCAAATGTGGGCGGAAAAATGATGCGGATAATTCCTGTTTTAATTCTGTATTCTATAATTtaacagtaaacagtaaaagAAATTCCTGTTCCCAGAttagaaaaacaaaccaaattgAACCCAATGCATttgattgcagtgtgttatattTACCCCAGAAAATATCTCAAGCTTTACATctgtggcatttggcagatgcccttatccagagtgacttacatttatctcatttatacatctgagcaactgagggttaagggccttgctcagcggcccagcagtggcagatttaTGGTCCTGGGGTTCTGGAACTCATGACCTTACAATCAATAATCCAACGCTTCACCACTGAGTAACCGGTTCGCTTCACTGATACTAATAGTCTATGCCAGACTATTATCAGCTTCATCAGCTTGCAAACCATAAccatggggcagtggtagctcaagtggaaAAGGCTCTGGCtttgaccagaagattggggttcaagccccagcaccgtcAAGCTGCtgccattgggcccttgagcaaggccaccAACCCATTCTTcttcaggggtgctgtatcatggctgaccctgtgctctgaccccaaccccccaaGATGGGATAAGTGAAGAAAGaacttcactgtgcagtaatgtatatgtgacaaaaaaaagtcaaattgaTCAAATCAAGCACTTGAAAAATATTCTAGCAGTACTGAGCATTCTGTGAAACAAATCTGTCCACATTTCAGCGAGTAAACATGAATTATTGTGGATTTAACTATGgccacacatttcacacacacatttatcccAGTCATTTAGCTGAAGTCAGCTCTTTGACAAAGGAAAGAGTCTCAGTCTCACAGCCTTtcattttttagatttattctGTCTGGTCTAATTAGTGAAGTGGTGGCTTTTTCAGAATAATGTTGATGCCAAAAAAAGAATGCTAAAAGAAGACTGTGTTTATTGACTGCTTCAAGTTTGACTTTTCTTCAACCACGGTGCTAGTCGAAAGTGTTAACCTGAAGGTAAATGTGGTCGGCATTTAGTCAAGTCAGTTTTATTGTAACAAGCGGAATCTGATACTAATCCGGGGCTCGGTGATGGGAATCACCTGCTTGTTAACAGCAGTTGCCTCTGCTTTAGAATTCCATGACAACAGTTGCAAGATTAGTCAAACTGGTGGTGAGAAACCTTACACACTTGAAAACATTCTGTCTTTGCTACATAGACAGAAACAGGACTGGGAGGCAGATGTATGTGCAGGCAGTCTATTTTAGAAGGCGTTGTCTTTTTTTCAGGTCCGCTATAAGACGTGTGAGCCAATATGGGAGGAAGCGTTTACCTTCCTGGTTCACAACCCACACACTCAGGAACTACAGGTGGAGGTATGACACAAGGTGAACCTTGTAGTCCAGTGATTAAAATTGCCCGAGAAGCTATGCCTTCTTTATCCAAACATTATGTAGTCTTAAATAAGCTGTACTACCCCAAGAGGCTATGCCTTCAGTAGCTAAAcatgatgtactgtatgtagcTGGCTAAATATATGTGCAACAGATGAGAGCACCTTGTCATTGTTTTCAGGTTAAGGATGATAAGCACAAATGCATGTTAGGTAACATGCGAGTAGCATTAGCACATCTCCTGAAAGATGAGGACATGACTCTGGTGCAGCAGTTCCCCTTGAACAGCTCCGGGCCAAACAGCACACTCAAACTCAAGCTGGTgctcagggtgagtgtgtgtgtgtgtgtgtatgtgtatgtgtatgtgtatgtgtgtgtgtgtatgtgtgtgcgtgctttaAAATATAATCCATGAAACTTACTCTCTGGTGATTCTGaaagacctgtgtgtgtgtgtgtgtgtgtgtgttgtgttcacaGATTCTTTGCCTTGAAAAAGAGACTACATCGGGTCAACCATCTTTAGTCCAAGTCTGTCACGCCAGCCAGATTGTAGCGATGTCACAAACAAGCACCACCACTGCACACTCCACCCCTACCACACACTCCAGTTccaccacacactccaccccCACCACTCAAACAACCCCCTGCAACTCTTCTGCCCCCACTGGGGTCACTCTACGTGGTAAGAGAGGCTCGGAGGGCTCACCGGTGAGCCTGGCTCATACTGAAATGCAAAGAGACTCGCCACGAAGGGATTCAACACGCAGGGACTCATCACGCAGAGACTCAACACAGAGAGAATCAACACACAGAGACTCAACACAAAGTCTGGCATCGGATGTTTCACTACCCTCCGCTGCCCTGGAGTTAAAACACAGACTGGAACAGCTGCAGAAGTAggcacgcacattcacacacttctttaTTTCTATAATGATCAATGAAATGCAGACATTCTATGGTGCAGGTTTGTTCCTGACCTAGTGACCATGTCAACCATACTAGAACCATTCGACTATTAGACCACATTGCACATGTTGTTGCTGGCAAAAGTAGAAAAGACGACCAAGTTGCCCATGTGGTAGCTACCTCTTATTTTCACGTGATGCCATAACACATCAACAATCAGTGGCCAGTTTGTTTAATCGCTGTCTCCACCAGTTTTGTAGGCCTTGAACAGAGTGTCCTAGACTGGACAAACTACTGATCTTTGGCTTGTTcaggtgtacacagtgtgtggaatcttaaaaataaagggaAGCAACAATTTTCTGTCAAAGCTTGGGTAAGGTTGTAGCACAACCCCAGGTTTTCAAGGTATCAAGAAAAGAGAACAGAATGAAGGATCATCCATATTTAATGTAGGTCCAATTGCCAAATAAGCTGCTCTCAATACAGTGGACCTCAAGGGCATCTTTTAATATGTAGGAGATCTCAAGAAAAGCCTGTAGGGATCTCTGGGAACTAATATTCCTTCAAGCACCTTTCATTTAGCAGCTAATTAGATAATGTGGCCCA is from Hemibagrus wyckioides isolate EC202008001 linkage group LG07, SWU_Hwy_1.0, whole genome shotgun sequence and encodes:
- the esyt2b gene encoding extended synaptotagmin-2, giving the protein MSGTGAPGARDAAQESSSSADHPLPPPHPTRIPPEPSSQDSPTSCSSSSSSSSFSSSSAGRVARTWVRFAKAFVLIFPVYALGYFECSVSWLLIGLAIFFFWRRNAGCKSSRLSRALAFLQQQQREMEEDDQEEKRARALDTTELPSWVHFPDVERVEWVNKTVNQIWPYACRFLEKVFRENIEPAVKGANTHLSTFSFTRIELGDKPLRVNGVKVYTENVDTRQIIMDLQISFVANTEIEMDIKRYYCKAGIKSIQLHGVMRVVLEPLMGKMPLVGAFSLFFLKKPLLDVGWAGLTNILDIPGLNGFSDSLIQDVISSYLVLPNRITVPLVGDVELEQLRFPMPKGILRIHFLEAQDLEGKDKLFGGLIKGKSDPYGVVQVANQIFQSKTIKECLNPKWNEVFEATVYEHSGQHLEIELFDEDPDKDDFLGSLMIDLTKLHKEQKVEEWFDLEEVSSGKLHLRLEWLSLRSGADKLQQALWSIRTNDSLSSALLMVYLDSARNLPSVFEGSFSCGNHQGRRGSGLVFCEDSSSLCKSILSGRKVNSDPSPYVQLTVGQKTYESKVRYKTCEPIWEEAFTFLVHNPHTQELQVEVKDDKHKCMLGNMRVALAHLLKDEDMTLVQQFPLNSSGPNSTLKLKLVLRILCLEKETTSGQPSLVQVCHASQIVAMSQTSTTTAHSTPTTHSSSTTHSTPTTQTTPCNSSAPTGVTLRGKRGSEGSPVSLAHTEMQRDSPRRDSTRRDSSRRDSTQRESTHRDSTQSLASDVSLPSAALELKHRLEQLQNGSTQYPLGEVQLTIRHSSQRNKIIVVVHACRNLISLGKDTSDPYIRVYLLPDKSRSGRRKTSTVRKNLNPIYDQSFEFNVSAVELHRRTLDVAVKNAGGLLSKNKGLLGKVLVDLGSEEISKGWTRWYDLSADGS